The Sporosarcina sp. 6E9 genome segment ACGGTTGCGCCTCTTTTTCTAGAAACTTTCGAAGTGAATCCCTAAACATACTGTGCTCATCTGTTTCAAACCGATATTTACCCATTAAAACCCCTCCTAAAAAGTGTGCAATTACAGGAATGATTGGCTATTCATTCATTAATTATAAACTCAACAAACATAATTCAAGATTACGCCAACTGTGAAGGTTCTGTCAATTATAATTGGAAAATAACGCCACTTCAATAACTGAAATGGCGTTATAAATGTCAGTATTGGAACTGCACCTCTACTGTAGCTTTTATATTTATTTTCCCAGGTTCGATTGGCGTGGTAGCGCTCAATTCATTTGCTGCAAAGCTTCGAAACAAAATGGGTTCTTCTCTCATTGTCTCTACAATTTTAACCGGATGGGGATTAAGTTTCAGGTGAATTGTATTGGCGATAGTTTGCGCTTTTGCCAATGCATTCTTCAATGCTAGACTTAAAGCTTCTTGGTAAGGAATTTGCTCATTTTCAACGGAAAATCTAATATTCGATACCTGATTCACACCATTCCGAACAGCTGTATCAATTATCATCCCCGCTTGTTCAATGTTATTTATTTTCACATCGATGGCATTGATTACTTCATACCCTCTAAAAACTTGACGACCTTCAACATAGTCATATTGCGGGGATATATTATAGGATACAGTTTGTATGTTTTCTCTGGCAATGCCTAATTCAAGAAGCGAATCAATAACTAGATCCATCAACTCAGCGTTTTCCTGTTGCGCTTGACTCAATTGTTTACTTTCCGTTCTTACTTCCAATTGAATTTGAACGATATCAGGTGCAATTGAAAAACTTCCGATTCCAGTAACCGTCATCACTCGCTTTTCATGGCAAGTTAGTTGGCCTGTATTTGGGTTATACATTTATTCCCGCCTTCCAGTTGTACTTCAATATAGTATGCTGACTGTCCGGAAAAAATATTTTAATAGCCTTTATTAATCAATTGCTCTGCCATTTTTATTTTATTATCGTAAAGCTTTTGAGCTAAGATTTCTTTCGCTTCCATAGCAGCATCTAAATAATCGACATCATTAACAGTGGCCACGATGGAAAATTTATACCCGAAAGGGCTTGTATCAATGGAATGCAACCCATATATTTTATACAATTCCACGAATTCACCTGTAAGTTTATCCACTAATAATTTGTCTAACTGCTTCTCATTGAGTTCATCACACACTTCTTGCAAGAGCACTTTGACGACACTAGGATCTTGGTTAAACGAAACAATTATGCTTTCAAAAATACGTCTCTTTTCAACTGAGCCATTGACCATTTTTAGAATCTCACCATTGGAAATCGTCAATAGCTTCCCGTTAATTAATCGTATCTTCACAATTCTGAACCCTAATTCTTCAACTGTCCCGCCATCTGGTTCTCCGTTCACGTGAATAAAATCTCCACGTTTAATCGTACCTTCAAAAATAATAAAAATCCCACTGATTAAATCATTGATTAATTTTTGTGCTCCAAACCCAATAACAGCGGCAATAATTCCCCCAGCCAACACGACTTCCTTTAACCCGCCAACGAACGGTTTAATCGCCGCTATCAGGATAATGATGGCGAATATGTACGTAGACGTATTTTTGACGACACTTTCAATCGTTTCTTTTTTCTTCTCTTCTAAAAGAGTTGTGCGTTTGAATATTTGCCGCAGAATCTTCCTGAAAGCTACAATAATAAGATAGGTAATAACAATGGTTAATGCTAGTGAAATGAAATATGACTTCACACCTGAAAAATCAACCTCAAAAAAATGTTGGACCGAATCAAAAAACTTACTCATCAAAAACAAAACCCTTTTCTATTAATAATAATTTATAATACCATGAATGATTGCGTTTGATAAAGCCACTACTAATTTCTTCTTGTCTCAGCCACTTATGTTACTTTATTCATTCGAATAATTTTCACATAACTGCCTCCTTTCAAATTTTCATTCTTCACGAATCCTTTACATCAATTAATGTAAACCTTTCGCAAACGAGGAGCATATCATCGCTAAATTCAAGTCCAACTGTTTGTAATTCACTTGTAAAGAATTCCTCATGAGCTGATTTCCATGCTTCATAAGGACCTTCGCCCTCAGCAACCGCAAATTCTTCTGTCACTTCATTCATTGGTACAATTGATACTTCAACAATTTTGATCATCGCGACCGGCTGTTCCTTACTGTTTAAGACTATGCTGTATTCGCCAACCATAGGCAATGGCTCATTTTCTATTTCATAAAAAACATGGCCCGAGCATGTTGCAGTTTTCTTTCCCTCAATTACAAGTTGTGCAAGTTCATCTGGTGAAACTCCAAACATCCATGCGCTAAAATGAACTGGTTTCTCCCCGTCCTGCCAATATTCATCCCAATAGCTTTTTGCTGCTTCATTCATGATCAACAATCTCCTTTTTAGCGGTAAATGATTCCATTACTTCAATTTTCGACATAAATGCAGACCATGTCTCTGAAGCTTCATAAGTTAAGGACTCCACAATATGCATAGAGAAGGGACAGGTTGAGTCTATTTCTTTTTCGATTGTTTTGATGCCCGACCTAACAGCATCTTTAAGCTGCTTGGATATGAGTAAATCTAACAAATTCATTTCCGTACGATCCTGTGTACCTATCCAACCTATTTCCCAATTACGAGCATCTACTGGATACATGAAACTATAGGCAATGACTTTGTTTTCGTTTATCACAACATAGCTATTGTCCTCTTTCATATCTTCCATGATGATGCCTTCCCAACTAGCAATTGGAAAATCACCAACAGGATTATCTAAATGGGTTTCTGTATAGGTTCTTTTACATAATTCAAATAGACTAGTCATCAGGATAGGCTCATTACTAATTTCTGAAATCGCTTTAACCTTACGGCCATTCGTTAGTACCTCACATTTTCGCGGTCTAATCAGAATCACTTCCGTTTTTCTAATAAGCCGCATTCCCTTATTTAACAAGACTTCATCCAAACCTTCAAATCGGTTATCAATCAAGAAAAATAACGGTTGAACAATTTGTTCTTTTAACTTATCAATCATTAAGTGAAGCGAACCGTTGTTAACTCGGTTGAAATCGTAAGCAAGTCGGACGTATACACAATGTGGATGCCAAGTTGATTGATGCGTAGTAGCCACTACGACCACCCCACTTTCATCATCGATGGCATATACGCCAGTATTCATCTTGCTGTTCATACTTGATATAAAATTTCGTTCCAAATCCCTATGTTTCGAAAATACCTTTTGAACGAATTGCTTTAATTGGTCGTTACTTTTTCTAATTTGTTTTTGTGTAATTACGCTCATGTCAAACCCCTTCAGTTTTCCTTGATAAATTTATCAATTACGCCTGCAATCAACTTTGATTCCCACGCATGGACATAATGTCCAACATCTAATAACATATACCGACCTCGTTCAAGTTGACCGACATAGTCTGTAAGTAGTTCTTGCCAATTTGATAACGATACAAAAAAAAGATCTTAACAATTCTTTTCAACCTTTTCATTTATCCCATCCTTCCCGAATATCCCACTTCTAGATAAATCATCCCAACCAAATGCTATTTCGCTAAATTCCTGACCATCAATTTCAATTTCAGTCGTATCTATTTTCTTTCCGCCTAGATTTTCATAAAAAAGACATGCAGGATTTTCTTCTAATGCCCAAATGAGCATTGAGTTCAGCTTATGATCTTTCAAATCGTCCACGACTGACTTGAAAAGCTTTTGCCCAAGCCCTTTTCCTTGCTGTCTTTCCAATAGATATATGGCATACAACTCCCCTTTATATGCCTCATACTTTCCTGTACACTCTTTTCCACCAGTCGCAAATCCAACAATTAGGCCGTTCTCATCTTCCGCTATGTACACATGATTTGTTTCAATTCCGTGTTTCCAGATTTGCTCACGGCTCTCGTAGGTAAGATTATTTAAATATGTATCGGGTACAATTCCTTTATATGTCGTTCGCCAACTATCTACATGGACTTTTGCGATTCCTGGGATATCTTTACTATCAGCTTTACGAATAATCATTTCAGTCATTCCTTTCCCGTCGAAGTATGAGCGCTTATTTCGAATTGGGGCGTAGTCACATACAAACGCCCCACTTTCTTTATAAAAATCCTTTACAACGAAATCATATGCGTCGTCTCTGATGTGGAATCATCTAACTTAAAACCATTGGCCAGGTAAAAAGCATCTGCCTTTGAAGATTCAGTTCGGACAGTCATTTCACGAAACGTATCACGTGAATGACGGACAATTTCTTCTAATAGTATAGAACCCACACCTTGCCGCCTTGCATCCGCTGCTACATAAAATCTTTGTAATCGTGCAACATCTTTATCATCAGAAAAAGGTGATTGATTCACCCCACCAATCGCAACAACTTCTCCCGAATCATTCTGAATAAAAAACAAAGCCTCTCCAGGTTTATCAAACGTATTACTGCTATCCTGATAATCATTGACTAGACGAGTTAAAAACCGATACCCTTCTTGTTCGCTTTCCTGCACCAATCGCGATATATCTATCAGATTAATATCTTCCACTTGTTCCACTTTAAATTCCATCTTTTCTTCACCCCCTATATTTAATTTCCATTGTATAGTTATGTTCAATGTATGCTTCGGAATAACCTTCATTCTTAACCAAATAAAAAAATGATCCGCATACGTCAAATACGCAGCGAATCATTTTTGGGGTATCAATTTTGGATGCATTAACTAACATCACCCGTTCTAATATTGACGAAAGTGATTAAAGTTAACTAATCAAATATTTGCAGAACTTTTTGTCAACAACTAATACTGGAAAGCTTGTATGCAACTGTTCAATTTTTATACTTTCAAATCCATTTTTTTCATAAAATCTGTGAGCAGCAACAAATTGTGGGGTTGTTCCCAGATATACTGCATTTACCGATTTTTCTTTTGCCCATCTTAAAGCATTATCCAGCAAGCGGCTTGCAGTTTGATATTTTGGACCTCTATATTCCTTCTTCACAAACATTTTTCTTAATGCCGATTCTTGATTTCCTATATCCAACAGACTAATTGTACCAATTACTGTATTGTCTAGAATTGCTACCCAGAAGTTTCCATTACCCGTCTTATAAAAATCTTCAATCGTTAGTAAGTCAGGTTGATCATCTTTTGTTATGGCAACATTGTACTCTTTTTGCTGAATATCAAGTATCAAATCTATTACTTCATCTTGATATTTAATTGAATACTCTTCCAACACGAGGTGACTACTCACAACTCACACTTCCTTTTATAATAGCTGATTATTTATTCGAACACAGCGTTGATTTACGTGTTCTAATTTACAAACTTTTCTTGGATTAATTTCATAAATAATAACTAAAAGCTTGATACCCATAGTAAAACGATAGTAGCGCTAAAATACTAAACACAAGACCTTCAATCTTGCTCCCAGTTCTTGTTGTCAATGGAAAACGCACTGTCATGCTCAACGGAAAAAATAATTTAATCCCGTTTTTCGTAGCCATATCCAATACATAATGGCTTACCATGCCCGCCAGAACTCCAGCTATTACTGCATCGCTTGGAACAAATGAGTTTAGTAACCACGCGATAATAACTAGAAATAGTATGCTATGCGTAAATGTACGATGCCCAAATAGTGCATTTATGATTTTCGATAAAATCGGTAATTTCTTTCCGATTTTGCTGCCTCCGTGGCAAATATCTGGAAGCAGTGCGCCTATGATTCCTGCCCCAACCATAATAAGTGGATCATGATTTGTAAATTGTGCATAAGCAAGACTTGCTGCAATCCCGCCTATGATATGTGTCTTTCCTGTCATGCTTATTCTCCTTTTATAGTAAAAATCTGTTCTTACTTAGTATAAACGAAATGGATAATAATAGCATTGCAAGGGCGGGGTAAATGAAACCACACGCTATTTATAGTAAAATGTTTCATAACTCATGTGAGGTGAAAATTTTATGGTCCAGCAAGTATTTTTGAACGATGTATCCTTTTCCATCACTGATTTTCATGAAGAATGGGTTAACGATAAAGTCACAGGCAAGAAATTTCGGAAAATCAGTTTTAATTTCAAGGTAACAAGCGAAGAGTATCATGATATCACTACACTGCTCTATCAGATGAACTTCCATGTCAAGGTTCCTGAAAAAGAACTTGAATTTCCTGCAACCATTCATTCCTACTCAACTTCCATCACGAATCTATACAAAGAAAATCAAGTAGGTGATTTCAAACTAGATCTAATAGAACGGTTGTAATTTCGCTTGTTAAGACGCTTGTTTAGTTTACCTATCTTGAATTTGGTACACTATTACTGGTGAATTATTTAAGACGAAGGAGAATAAAGCATGCAAAACTTAAAAGGTAAAACAGCTTTAATAACTGGAGCCGGAAGAGGTATCGGGCGAGCAACAGCAATCGCTTTCGCGAAAGAAGGCATCAACCTTGGACTTGTTGGTCGAACACCCGCTAACTTGGAGAATGTTGTTAAAGAACTTGAAGAATACGATGTTCAGGTGACAATGGCGACTGCTGATGTATCGGATAACGAGTCTGTCATCGCAGCTGTCGATCACATAAAATCTGAACTTGGCTCAATCGATATTTTAATTAATAATGCGGGAATCGGGAAGTTCGCTAAGTTTCTTGAACAATCCCCCGAGGATTTCAAAAATATGATTGATATAAACTTGATGGGCACCTATTACGTTACCAGAGCTGTGCTTCCTGGCATGATTGAACAAAGCTCAGGTGATATTATTAATATTTCATCGACTGCTGGCGAAAGAGGCGGCGCGGTAACTAGCGCGTACAGTGCATCGAAATTTGGACTGCTAGGTCTTACGGAATCTCTTATGCAAGAGGTTCGAAAGCATAATATTCGTGTAACTGCATTGACACCAAGTACGGTTGCTACCGACTTAGCATTTGCTGAAAATCTGACTGACGGAAATCCAGAAAACGTTATGCAACCAGAGGATCTTGCTGAATTGATGGTTGCTCAGTTAAAACTGCACCCACGAGTCTTCATTAAATCTGCTGGATTATGGTCAACAAACCCATAATATTTCACAAAAAAACGCCTTCTAGAAAAATCTAGAAGGCGTTTTTGTGTTTAGTTTTTCGCTCACCTATTAATAATAAGGTGAAATCAAAATATAAACTAGCACACCCGTTAAACTCACATATAACCAAATCGGCATTGTCCAACGCGCGATTTTTCGGTGGCGTTCATTTTCCATATTCCATGCACGTGCAACACTTGTTAGCGCTAAAGGAACAATTGCTGCTGCAAGGATAATATGCGTGATTAATATGAAGTAATAAAATCCTGCGATAAATCCTTCTCCGCCAAAAGGTGTTGATGGCGACAGATAATGAAACATAACATATGAAATCAAGAATAGAAACGTTGTCACGAATGCCGCATAGATAAAACGACGATGCACAGTTACATTTTTCTTTAAAATTGCGATCAGTGCGCCAACTAAAAATAAGAATGTAAAGGTATTAAATATCGCATTCATGAGCGGCAGAATTGT includes the following:
- a CDS encoding SIMPL domain-containing protein, which encodes MYNPNTGQLTCHEKRVMTVTGIGSFSIAPDIVQIQLEVRTESKQLSQAQQENAELMDLVIDSLLELGIARENIQTVSYNISPQYDYVEGRQVFRGYEVINAIDVKINNIEQAGMIIDTAVRNGVNQVSNIRFSVENEQIPYQEALSLALKNALAKAQTIANTIHLKLNPHPVKIVETMREEPILFRSFAANELSATTPIEPGKINIKATVEVQFQY
- a CDS encoding mechanosensitive ion channel family protein gives rise to the protein MSKFFDSVQHFFEVDFSGVKSYFISLALTIVITYLIIVAFRKILRQIFKRTTLLEEKKKETIESVVKNTSTYIFAIIILIAAIKPFVGGLKEVVLAGGIIAAVIGFGAQKLINDLISGIFIIFEGTIKRGDFIHVNGEPDGGTVEELGFRIVKIRLINGKLLTISNGEILKMVNGSVEKRRIFESIIVSFNQDPSVVKVLLQEVCDELNEKQLDKLLVDKLTGEFVELYKIYGLHSIDTSPFGYKFSIVATVNDVDYLDAAMEAKEILAQKLYDNKIKMAEQLINKGY
- a CDS encoding ASCH domain-containing protein, whose protein sequence is MNEAAKSYWDEYWQDGEKPVHFSAWMFGVSPDELAQLVIEGKKTATCSGHVFYEIENEPLPMVGEYSIVLNSKEQPVAMIKIVEVSIVPMNEVTEEFAVAEGEGPYEAWKSAHEEFFTSELQTVGLEFSDDMLLVCERFTLIDVKDS
- a CDS encoding GNAT family N-acetyltransferase produces the protein MIIRKADSKDIPGIAKVHVDSWRTTYKGIVPDTYLNNLTYESREQIWKHGIETNHVYIAEDENGLIVGFATGGKECTGKYEAYKGELYAIYLLERQQGKGLGQKLFKSVVDDLKDHKLNSMLIWALEENPACLFYENLGGKKIDTTEIEIDGQEFSEIAFGWDDLSRSGIFGKDGINEKVEKNC
- a CDS encoding GNAT family N-acetyltransferase translates to MEFKVEQVEDINLIDISRLVQESEQEGYRFLTRLVNDYQDSSNTFDKPGEALFFIQNDSGEVVAIGGVNQSPFSDDKDVARLQRFYVAADARRQGVGSILLEEIVRHSRDTFREMTVRTESSKADAFYLANGFKLDDSTSETTHMISL
- a CDS encoding GNAT family N-acetyltransferase, with protein sequence MSSHLVLEEYSIKYQDEVIDLILDIQQKEYNVAITKDDQPDLLTIEDFYKTGNGNFWVAILDNTVIGTISLLDIGNQESALRKMFVKKEYRGPKYQTASRLLDNALRWAKEKSVNAVYLGTTPQFVAAHRFYEKNGFESIKIEQLHTSFPVLVVDKKFCKYLIS
- a CDS encoding metal-dependent hydrolase is translated as MTGKTHIIGGIAASLAYAQFTNHDPLIMVGAGIIGALLPDICHGGSKIGKKLPILSKIINALFGHRTFTHSILFLVIIAWLLNSFVPSDAVIAGVLAGMVSHYVLDMATKNGIKLFFPLSMTVRFPLTTRTGSKIEGLVFSILALLSFYYGYQAFSYYL
- a CDS encoding DUF3219 family protein, with the protein product MVQQVFLNDVSFSITDFHEEWVNDKVTGKKFRKISFNFKVTSEEYHDITTLLYQMNFHVKVPEKELEFPATIHSYSTSITNLYKENQVGDFKLDLIERL
- a CDS encoding 3-ketoacyl-ACP reductase, producing the protein MQNLKGKTALITGAGRGIGRATAIAFAKEGINLGLVGRTPANLENVVKELEEYDVQVTMATADVSDNESVIAAVDHIKSELGSIDILINNAGIGKFAKFLEQSPEDFKNMIDINLMGTYYVTRAVLPGMIEQSSGDIINISSTAGERGGAVTSAYSASKFGLLGLTESLMQEVRKHNIRVTALTPSTVATDLAFAENLTDGNPENVMQPEDLAELMVAQLKLHPRVFIKSAGLWSTNP
- a CDS encoding DUF420 domain-containing protein — its product is MNKKRNYRPLIITLSIILIGAIGVLSGMPGAEDFDAFDVTILPLMNAIFNTFTFLFLVGALIAILKKNVTVHRRFIYAAFVTTFLFLISYVMFHYLSPSTPFGGEGFIAGFYYFILITHIILAAAIVPLALTSVARAWNMENERHRKIARWTMPIWLYVSLTGVLVYILISPYY